In Solobacterium moorei, a single genomic region encodes these proteins:
- a CDS encoding NUDIX domain-containing protein, with the protein MNRLLTREEIFEGNILHVYKDTVEIEDNLTVEREVVQHIGGVGIALEDKDGKFFFVKQWRYAQQEETLEFPAGKKEEGEDSLTTAKREIQEETGYAGKDWIYMGKIYPTPAYDTEVIDLYYAKVDQYIGQHLDEDEKIQIYKYRLEELIELIMEGKIPDAKTVSMAMYLCQMKKRGEI; encoded by the coding sequence ATGAATAGACTACTAACAAGAGAAGAAATATTTGAAGGAAATATATTACATGTATATAAGGATACTGTTGAAATAGAAGACAATCTAACGGTTGAAAGAGAGGTTGTACAGCACATTGGTGGTGTTGGGATCGCTCTTGAAGATAAAGATGGTAAGTTCTTCTTCGTCAAGCAGTGGAGATATGCACAACAAGAAGAAACGCTGGAATTCCCTGCTGGTAAAAAAGAAGAAGGCGAAGATTCACTCACAACAGCGAAAAGAGAGATTCAAGAAGAAACAGGATATGCAGGAAAAGATTGGATATACATGGGCAAAATCTATCCAACGCCTGCATATGATACAGAAGTCATCGACTTATATTATGCAAAGGTAGATCAATATATTGGTCAACATTTAGATGAAGATGAAAAGATTCAAATCTATAAATATCGTTTAGAGGAACTCATTGAACTTATTATGGAAGGAAAAATCCCTGATGCGAAGACAGTTTCAATGGCGATGTATTTATGTCAGATGAAGAAGAGAGGTGAAATATAA
- a CDS encoding phosphate/phosphite/phosphonate ABC transporter substrate-binding protein — MNIKKALASVLTLALLAGCTGGNSTASNTTASTNDNGRKQPAETGSKDIDTLKFQFVPSRPVDEIKATTEGLDKLVIEAMKKRGYNIKNLEISVSDSYEAAGEALSAGSVDVAWLPGGTYALYSNESDVILTATRAGLSNDSEKPADWNGDAHKTVNKDTPVTYYKGLIYAGPSEYGQELAKKVNAGEKLTWEDLNKAKWAVRDVTSSAGYIYPTMWLMDNYDGKSISDLSNVTTLDYAGEFMQAAAGQIDVIVCYADGRQDYAKQWQEEWGRKDSIWNELNVIGVTQNIYNDTVSVTMAKEDIYNKEFIEAMQDSLIEIANTDAGKKIFGIYKHTGYAKAEDSDYDGARQALSVIEK; from the coding sequence ATGAACATCAAGAAAGCATTGGCTTCAGTTTTGACACTTGCTTTATTAGCAGGTTGTACAGGCGGTAACTCAACAGCTTCAAACACTACAGCTTCAACAAATGATAATGGTCGTAAGCAACCTGCAGAAACAGGTTCTAAAGATATCGACACATTGAAGTTCCAATTTGTTCCATCAAGACCTGTTGATGAAATTAAGGCAACAACAGAAGGCCTCGATAAATTAGTCATCGAAGCAATGAAGAAGAGAGGATACAACATTAAGAATCTTGAAATCTCTGTCAGTGATTCTTATGAAGCCGCTGGCGAGGCTTTATCCGCTGGTTCAGTAGACGTTGCTTGGTTACCAGGTGGTACTTATGCATTATATTCAAATGAATCAGATGTTATCTTAACAGCTACACGTGCCGGTTTATCGAATGACTCTGAAAAACCTGCTGACTGGAATGGTGATGCACACAAGACAGTTAATAAGGATACTCCAGTTACATATTACAAAGGCTTAATCTATGCAGGACCATCCGAATACGGACAAGAGCTTGCAAAGAAAGTAAATGCTGGTGAAAAATTAACTTGGGAAGATTTAAACAAGGCTAAGTGGGCTGTAAGAGATGTTACAAGTTCTGCTGGTTATATCTATCCTACAATGTGGTTAATGGACAACTATGATGGCAAGTCCATCAGTGATTTATCTAACGTTACAACATTAGACTATGCTGGCGAATTCATGCAGGCAGCTGCCGGACAGATCGACGTTATCGTATGTTACGCTGATGGTCGTCAAGACTATGCGAAACAATGGCAAGAAGAATGGGGTCGTAAGGATTCTATTTGGAATGAATTAAATGTTATTGGTGTTACACAGAATATCTATAACGATACTGTTTCTGTAACAATGGCTAAGGAAGATATCTATAATAAGGAATTCATCGAAGCAATGCAGGATTCCCTCATCGAAATCGCAAATACAGATGCAGGCAAGAAGATCTTCGGTATCTACAAGCATACAGGCTATGCTAAAGCTGAAGATTCAGATTACGATGGAGCTCGTCAGGCTTTATCTGTAATTGAGAAATAA
- the phnE gene encoding phosphonate ABC transporter, permease protein PhnE, giving the protein MSENIIAKLNEEPKTIWVRLITVAIVVSLMTWGSQSLHFTGFTDSGLNVAKGLVNGLLHPNVSLIFDMSDSGIPFLLLQTIAIAVLGTIIGAILAIPVSFLASTNIVPKPVAMLFRALILLIRTIPALIWALVWIRVTGPGPFCGVVTQSVCSIGMISKMYITAIEDLNTGILESLDAAGCTTFQKIRCGILPQLSASFISTAIYRFDINLKDATILGIVGAGGIGSPLNNAISSGKWSNVGAFLLTLILLVILIEYCSTKVRARLAHGRK; this is encoded by the coding sequence ATGTCAGAAAATATTATTGCCAAACTAAATGAAGAACCTAAAACCATTTGGGTTAGACTCATAACAGTTGCGATTGTTGTTAGTCTTATGACTTGGGGTTCTCAATCTCTACACTTTACTGGATTTACAGATTCTGGATTAAATGTCGCAAAGGGTCTTGTGAATGGTCTATTACATCCGAATGTCTCTCTTATCTTTGATATGAGTGATAGCGGTATCCCATTCTTACTCTTACAGACAATTGCGATTGCGGTACTTGGTACTATCATCGGTGCAATTCTTGCGATTCCTGTTAGTTTCCTAGCATCCACAAATATTGTACCTAAGCCTGTCGCTATGTTATTCCGTGCACTCATCCTGTTGATTCGTACAATTCCTGCACTCATTTGGGCTCTTGTATGGATTCGTGTTACTGGACCTGGTCCATTCTGTGGTGTTGTAACACAGTCAGTATGTTCCATCGGTATGATTTCCAAGATGTATATCACAGCCATTGAAGATTTAAATACAGGCATTCTTGAATCACTTGATGCGGCTGGTTGTACAACATTCCAGAAGATTCGTTGTGGCATTTTACCACAGTTAAGTGCTTCTTTTATCTCCACTGCAATTTATCGTTTCGATATTAACTTAAAGGATGCGACAATCCTTGGTATCGTTGGTGCAGGTGGTATTGGTTCTCCACTCAATAACGCAATCTCATCTGGTAAATGGTCTAACGTTGGTGCGTTCCTATTAACACTCATCTTGTTAGTTATCTTGATTGAGTATTGTTCTACAAAGGTTCGTGCTCGTTTAGCACACGGAAGAAAATAG
- a CDS encoding tyrosine-protein phosphatase gives MIEDTRFRDTLNFRQLGGYMTAEGRTVKENVFYRSGAPFRMNESELEALKQLGLCAIMDLRSNEEISQRPDPELPNILMIKHSGAVSEGGEEINFSTEGMNRIGEGGREQLALLKKYYARMPFNNQAFRIMFEHIQKGDVPILIHCASGKDRTGVACMLILLALGVDRETVLEDYLLTNVYRRNAIQKKLEEDKDIILAHPEREELDRMTFGVTKEIGNIVLDTVYNAYGSFEEYFEKEFNINQEELQRLRSLYTE, from the coding sequence ATGATAGAAGATACTAGGTTTCGAGATACATTAAATTTTAGGCAGCTCGGTGGTTATATGACAGCCGAGGGAAGAACTGTAAAAGAAAATGTTTTCTATCGTAGTGGTGCACCTTTTCGCATGAATGAATCAGAACTTGAAGCACTCAAGCAATTAGGGTTATGTGCCATTATGGACCTTCGTTCTAACGAAGAAATCTCACAAAGACCAGATCCAGAACTTCCAAATATCTTGATGATTAAACATAGTGGAGCTGTTTCTGAAGGTGGCGAAGAAATTAACTTCTCAACTGAAGGAATGAATCGTATTGGGGAAGGTGGTAGAGAACAGCTTGCATTACTCAAGAAGTATTATGCACGCATGCCATTTAACAACCAAGCTTTCCGTATTATGTTTGAGCATATCCAAAAGGGTGATGTGCCTATCTTGATCCATTGTGCTAGCGGCAAAGATCGCACTGGTGTTGCGTGCATGTTAATATTACTTGCACTAGGTGTTGATCGAGAAACTGTATTAGAAGATTATCTTTTAACGAATGTATATCGACGTAACGCCATCCAAAAGAAGCTGGAAGAAGATAAAGACATTATTCTCGCACATCCAGAACGTGAAGAGTTAGATCGTATGACATTTGGTGTAACGAAAGAGATTGGTAATATCGTACTTGATACGGTATACAATGCGTATGGAAGTTTTGAAGAATACTTTGAGAAAGAATTTAATATCAATCAAGAAGAATTACAACGGTTAAGAAGCTTATATACAGAATAA
- the phnC gene encoding phosphonate ABC transporter ATP-binding protein: MDMIEFKNVSKTYPNGTKGLQNVNLKIEQGEFVAIIGLSGAGKSTLIRTINRMIDITEGELIVDDTNVSELKGKSLRRFRRKIGMIFQSFNLVSRSTVIRNVLTSNVPDMPWYKVLLGIHSKEQKTHALEALDKVGILDKAYNRCDELSGGQQQRVALARTLNQNPSIILADEPVASLDPIMADVVMSDFARINKEMNISILLNIHHVDLALKYATRVIGVRSGHIVYDGPTDKITKEILDEVYNGKAIPTSKDDKKEVEGK, encoded by the coding sequence ATAGACATGATTGAATTTAAAAATGTTTCTAAGACCTACCCAAATGGCACAAAAGGTCTACAGAATGTAAATCTAAAGATTGAACAGGGAGAGTTTGTTGCGATTATCGGTTTATCTGGTGCAGGTAAATCTACACTGATTCGCACAATCAACCGTATGATTGACATTACTGAAGGTGAACTTATTGTTGATGACACCAACGTAAGTGAACTCAAAGGAAAATCATTACGTCGCTTTAGAAGAAAGATTGGTATGATCTTCCAATCCTTTAACTTGGTAAGTCGTTCAACCGTTATTCGTAACGTTCTAACAAGCAACGTTCCAGATATGCCTTGGTATAAGGTTCTACTTGGAATCCATTCCAAGGAACAAAAAACACATGCATTAGAAGCTTTGGATAAAGTTGGTATTTTAGATAAAGCCTATAACCGTTGTGATGAATTATCTGGTGGACAACAACAGCGTGTCGCATTAGCACGTACACTAAACCAGAATCCTTCTATTATTCTTGCGGATGAACCGGTCGCTTCATTAGATCCTATCATGGCTGATGTTGTTATGAGTGACTTTGCAAGAATCAATAAAGAAATGAATATCTCTATCCTGTTAAATATTCACCATGTCGATCTAGCTTTAAAATACGCTACTCGTGTTATCGGTGTTCGCTCTGGTCATATTGTTTATGATGGTCCAACCGATAAGATCACAAAAGAAATTCTCGATGAAGTTTATAACGGTAAGGCAATTCCTACTTCTAAGGATGACAAAAAGGAAGTTGAAGGCAAGTAA
- a CDS encoding GNAT family N-acetyltransferase, whose translation MTDIESIKLDDYDKLYELWMSCSGMGLNSVDDSREGIARFLKRNPDTCFKVIKDNMIVGAILIGTDGRRAYIYHTAVHPDYRRKNIAKDMVQYACDVLRNMKISKVALVAFASNVVANVFWEKLGFTTRDDIIYRNLSLVDMERYDT comes from the coding sequence ATGACAGATATCGAATCAATAAAACTTGATGATTATGATAAATTATATGAACTTTGGATGAGTTGCTCTGGCATGGGACTAAATAGTGTGGATGATAGTCGAGAAGGAATCGCAAGATTTTTAAAACGAAATCCAGATACATGCTTTAAGGTGATAAAAGATAATATGATTGTAGGAGCAATACTCATTGGGACGGATGGTAGACGAGCATATATCTATCACACAGCAGTTCATCCCGACTATCGTAGAAAGAATATTGCAAAAGATATGGTTCAATATGCATGTGATGTTTTACGGAATATGAAAATTAGCAAAGTAGCTCTTGTTGCATTTGCAAGCAATGTTGTAGCAAATGTCTTTTGGGAGAAGTTAGGATTTACGACAAGAGATGACATTATATATCGAAACCTCTCACTTGTTGATATGGAAAGGTATGATACATAA
- the phnE gene encoding phosphonate ABC transporter, permease protein PhnE → MAKQKMLKTPLFDRVFKPELITLPNGHTVERPRSRTPLILVLFTIVVIISIRATGFNLSTIITRSKELTVILSKIFRPNFKYFSKVISPLIETIQMSIVGTIIGSLIGLPLAILASSNINKNKPTLLVCRFILSVLRSIPTLIYAYIFALIFSLGPLAGTVAIAVFTIGIVAKMLYESIETIDMGPYEAMQSFGASTLQSFWAACMPQILPTYLADCLYCFEINVRASSILGYVGAGGLGILIRERTGLRAYSDLGMILITLFVVVWLIDMINDYLRSKLS, encoded by the coding sequence ATGGCGAAACAGAAAATGTTAAAAACGCCACTGTTTGACAGAGTCTTCAAACCCGAACTCATTACACTGCCAAACGGGCATACCGTTGAAAGACCTCGCAGTAGAACCCCTCTGATTCTTGTGCTATTTACGATTGTTGTCATTATCTCGATTCGTGCGACTGGTTTTAATTTATCAACCATTATTACACGTTCAAAAGAGTTAACTGTGATTCTATCTAAGATTTTCCGTCCAAATTTCAAATACTTTTCTAAAGTAATCTCACCACTCATTGAAACCATTCAGATGTCCATTGTCGGTACCATCATTGGTTCTTTGATTGGTTTACCACTCGCAATTCTCGCATCAAGTAATATCAATAAGAATAAACCAACACTACTTGTATGTCGTTTCATCTTATCTGTATTACGTTCAATCCCTACTTTGATTTATGCGTATATCTTCGCTTTGATCTTTAGTTTAGGACCACTTGCAGGTACGGTCGCTATCGCTGTATTTACGATTGGTATCGTTGCGAAGATGCTATATGAGAGTATTGAAACAATCGATATGGGGCCATATGAGGCCATGCAATCATTTGGTGCATCAACACTTCAGTCCTTCTGGGCTGCGTGTATGCCACAAATTCTACCTACATACTTAGCGGATTGCTTGTACTGCTTTGAAATCAATGTACGTGCATCTTCCATCCTTGGTTATGTAGGTGCTGGTGGGCTTGGTATCTTAATCCGTGAACGTACTGGATTACGTGCTTACTCTGACCTCGGTATGATTCTCATTACATTATTCGTTGTCGTTTGGCTCATTGATATGATCAATGATTACCTGCGTTCAAAGTTATCTTAA